The following proteins are encoded in a genomic region of Cyclonatronum proteinivorum:
- a CDS encoding serine hydrolase encodes MKKTALFLTALWMAALIPAAGAQHLSEALETHITRMMSYEQIPGLALAVHEADGSVWFQNFGQMGLDDERPVTEHSLFEIGSVTKTFTGSLFLLLMEAHGFDGETSVNSLLEGSGLQLPDQESAPITLNHLMTHTSGLPRLPGNMTPADDRDPYKDYSTEQLKAYAAAVQPQRAPGEDWEYSNFTFMVLGFLAAYLENRDFDQLIREHLTEPLGMTRTLREVPEALQPDVAGGSMFGAYAPAWHFDELRGLGELRSTSADLIRYLEAHLGTDSFARSAALQAGHQPRYSLSDELHMGFSWFIRDLNENAGRLIYHGGGTGGFRSAIAFDPASGRAAVALTNSNSDVQDLALHLANPAAPLRELPEDGALPEALIAQLSGLYQNPNLPVFELFGQNGRLMGQMDGQPALPLEQVEGLSFRNQAVGARMEFEASGQEPATGFVLHQGGMQFPFERITERPTGPVAIALSPEVLAEYAGTYHAGGGLSFQIEAAEGHLSARLTGQPAAKVLPEGNDRFFYEVVPAALQFERNDEGRITAVTLLQHGQEIRFQREP; translated from the coding sequence ATGAAAAAAACGGCTCTCTTCCTCACCGCTTTATGGATGGCTGCGCTCATTCCCGCCGCGGGCGCACAGCACCTCAGCGAAGCCCTTGAAACCCACATCACCCGCATGATGTCGTACGAACAAATTCCCGGTCTCGCCCTCGCCGTCCACGAAGCCGACGGTTCGGTTTGGTTCCAGAATTTCGGGCAAATGGGCCTTGATGATGAGCGCCCCGTTACCGAGCACAGCCTGTTCGAAATCGGCTCCGTCACCAAAACCTTTACCGGCTCGCTGTTTTTGCTCCTCATGGAAGCGCACGGCTTCGACGGGGAAACCTCCGTCAACAGCTTGCTCGAAGGAAGCGGACTTCAGCTGCCCGATCAGGAAAGCGCGCCCATCACCCTGAATCACCTGATGACCCACACCAGCGGTCTGCCGCGTCTGCCCGGCAACATGACGCCCGCCGACGACCGCGATCCCTACAAAGATTACAGCACCGAACAGCTCAAAGCCTACGCCGCGGCCGTTCAGCCGCAGCGCGCCCCCGGAGAAGACTGGGAGTACTCCAACTTCACATTCATGGTCCTTGGCTTTCTTGCCGCTTACCTCGAAAACCGCGATTTCGATCAGCTCATCCGTGAGCACCTCACAGAACCGCTGGGCATGACCCGCACGCTGCGGGAAGTACCCGAAGCCCTTCAGCCCGATGTGGCAGGCGGCAGCATGTTCGGGGCCTATGCGCCAGCCTGGCACTTCGACGAACTCCGCGGACTCGGCGAGCTCCGCAGCACAAGCGCCGATCTCATCCGCTATCTCGAAGCCCATCTCGGCACAGACAGCTTCGCCCGAAGTGCCGCCCTGCAGGCCGGACATCAGCCCCGCTACAGCCTGTCCGACGAGCTGCACATGGGCTTCAGCTGGTTCATTCGCGATCTTAATGAAAACGCCGGTCGCCTCATCTATCACGGCGGCGGAACCGGCGGATTTCGCTCAGCCATAGCTTTCGACCCTGCAAGCGGTCGCGCGGCAGTTGCCCTCACCAACTCAAATTCCGATGTGCAAGACCTGGCCCTGCACCTTGCCAACCCCGCCGCACCGCTTCGCGAACTCCCCGAAGACGGCGCCCTTCCCGAAGCCCTGATCGCACAGCTCTCCGGCCTCTACCAAAACCCAAACCTGCCCGTCTTTGAGCTCTTCGGTCAAAACGGCCGCCTCATGGGGCAGATGGACGGTCAGCCGGCCCTGCCGCTCGAACAGGTCGAAGGCCTCAGCTTCCGGAATCAAGCCGTCGGCGCCCGCATGGAATTCGAAGCCTCCGGTCAGGAGCCCGCCACCGGCTTTGTGCTGCATCAGGGCGGCATGCAATTCCCTTTTGAACGCATCACCGAGCGCCCCACCGGACCCGTAGCGATAGCGCTAAGCCCCGAAGTCCTCGCCGAATACGCCGGCACCTACCACGCCGGCGGCGGCCTCAGCTTTCAGATCGAAGCCGCGGAAGGCCACCTCTCCGCACGCCTCACCGGACAGCCCGCCGCCAAAGTACTCCCCGAAGGCAACGACCGCTTCTTCTACGAAGTCGTACCCGCCGCGCTGCAGTTCGAACGAAACGACGAAGGCCGCATCACAGCCGTAACCCTCCTGCAGCACGGTCAGGAAATCCGCTTCCAACGCGAACCCTGA
- a CDS encoding NAD(P)/FAD-dependent oxidoreductase translates to MRRKKQLFENIPAHAGIVVAGAGFGGSLLSIILKQQGHDVLLLERSTHPRFTIGESSTPIADMILRDLAQTYGLEWLTPLSRYGSWKESYPELRVGLKRGFSYYFHEPDKPFSDDTRHARSLLVAASNSDESSDTQWYRPDFDAFLVQKAVEEGVAYYDQTEITRVLDNGPGHPWYLSLRSGKRTHELSADFIIDATGADQLSRLLGVKPADYAFHTSSAAVFSHVTNVPEWHSYLQEQGISGTDTYPFHPDHAALHHLIDEGWLWMLRFSDGLLSAGFMLSWEDQKQLVRKSNHKLVQHLFQQYPSLNALFDGAEIAQLPGKWLKTKPLQRMSQNAAGSGFALLPHSAGFVDPMHSTGIAITLCAIEKLALLFREAKPGETVNSYALDAYSISIMRELQLIDVLVAGCYKTRRNPDLFEAWLSCYFTCSISYEQARLKGERPASFLNAMEQPVSSMIYEAWEHLLQLEKEGFPDAACHAFIEAMRRRIQPWNIAGLLTPNQKMYAHTAVDL, encoded by the coding sequence ATGAGAAGAAAAAAACAGCTATTCGAAAACATTCCGGCACATGCCGGCATTGTGGTGGCGGGCGCCGGGTTTGGCGGATCGCTTCTTTCCATTATTCTTAAACAACAGGGTCACGATGTACTGTTGCTTGAGCGAAGCACACATCCCCGTTTTACCATTGGCGAGAGTTCAACGCCCATAGCCGATATGATTCTGCGCGATCTGGCGCAGACCTATGGACTTGAATGGCTTACGCCCCTGAGCCGCTACGGAAGCTGGAAAGAAAGCTATCCGGAACTCAGGGTTGGGTTGAAACGCGGATTCAGCTACTATTTTCATGAACCGGATAAACCCTTTTCGGACGACACGCGCCATGCGCGAAGCTTGCTCGTTGCCGCAAGCAACAGCGATGAATCTTCAGACACACAGTGGTACCGCCCCGATTTCGACGCCTTTCTGGTACAAAAGGCCGTAGAAGAAGGTGTCGCCTATTACGATCAGACCGAAATTACGCGGGTGCTCGACAACGGCCCCGGTCACCCGTGGTATCTCAGCCTCCGGAGCGGAAAACGCACGCACGAGCTGTCGGCAGATTTTATCATTGACGCCACCGGCGCCGATCAGCTTTCACGCTTGCTGGGCGTGAAGCCCGCTGACTATGCCTTCCATACAAGCTCAGCGGCGGTATTTTCGCACGTCACCAATGTCCCCGAGTGGCACAGCTACCTGCAGGAACAGGGCATATCCGGAACGGACACCTACCCCTTTCACCCTGACCATGCCGCGCTTCATCACCTGATTGATGAAGGCTGGCTGTGGATGTTGCGCTTTTCCGACGGCCTCCTCAGCGCCGGATTTATGCTCAGCTGGGAAGATCAGAAACAGCTCGTCCGGAAATCAAACCACAAGCTGGTACAGCACCTGTTCCAGCAATACCCCTCCCTGAACGCCCTGTTTGATGGGGCGGAAATTGCACAGCTGCCCGGAAAATGGCTCAAAACCAAACCCCTGCAGCGCATGTCCCAAAACGCCGCAGGGTCCGGATTTGCCCTGTTGCCGCACTCGGCAGGCTTTGTTGACCCCATGCACAGTACCGGCATTGCCATCACGCTGTGTGCCATTGAAAAGCTTGCCCTTCTGTTCCGGGAAGCAAAGCCGGGAGAAACCGTTAACAGCTACGCCCTCGACGCCTACAGTATCAGCATTATGCGTGAGCTGCAGCTGATTGATGTGCTGGTTGCCGGTTGCTACAAAACCCGGCGGAATCCGGATCTGTTTGAAGCCTGGCTCAGCTGTTACTTCACCTGTTCCATCAGCTACGAACAAGCACGGCTGAAAGGCGAGCGGCCGGCCTCCTTCCTCAACGCGATGGAACAGCCGGTCAGCAGTATGATTTATGAAGCCTGGGAACATTTGCTGCAGCTGGAAAAAGAAGGCTTTCCCGACGCCGCTTGTCACGCCTTTATTGAAGCCATGCGCCGCCGGATTCAACCCTGGAACATCGCCGGACTCCTCACGCCCAATCAAAAAATGTACGCCCATACGGCGGTCGATTTATAA
- a CDS encoding asparagine synthase-related protein — translation MPITYVKLNDFVSLLDPAANIILNMSAEEAEEIVRSGNPAKVRSIEGSFAIVTKNGMEVTMARSISRPMRYFMAKQVDGPLLIVAERIDEIYEYLKSLGLHHQFNPAYTRMVPAHYVVKLQVVGCPDPNPDYTRYFVPERETLPADLDEIGRAYVGAMANECQKWLQSIDEKEPIGVLFSGGIDSGSVFLVLYHTMLKLGMSPARLKAFTLSVENGPDARQARSFLKALDLELFHEVLEGTLADLDYKAAIRVIEDYKLRDVEAATTTLALCKLLRARYPDWKYLADGDGGDENLKAYPIEENPELTIRSVLGNTVLYHEGWGVDKIKHSLTYSGGQSRGAVRTWAPARHFGFTGFSPYALPDVIQVSEGIPFIALTNWEHDRLYQLKGEIVRRGVKEITGIDMPVNPKRRMQEGTVGSDKFADVFADNEMTYRLYFQSLYAK, via the coding sequence ATGCCCATAACCTACGTAAAGCTAAACGACTTTGTAAGCCTGCTCGACCCGGCAGCCAACATCATCCTGAACATGAGCGCGGAAGAAGCGGAAGAGATTGTCCGCAGCGGCAATCCCGCGAAGGTGCGCTCGATTGAAGGCTCATTTGCGATTGTCACCAAAAATGGCATGGAAGTCACGATGGCGCGGTCCATCAGCCGGCCCATGCGGTATTTCATGGCCAAACAGGTCGACGGGCCGCTCCTCATTGTGGCCGAGCGCATTGACGAAATCTACGAATACCTGAAAAGCCTCGGGCTACATCATCAGTTTAATCCGGCCTACACGCGCATGGTGCCGGCGCACTATGTGGTGAAGCTTCAGGTTGTGGGCTGTCCCGACCCGAATCCGGATTACACCCGTTATTTTGTACCTGAACGCGAAACCCTGCCCGCGGACCTCGACGAAATCGGGCGGGCCTATGTCGGGGCGATGGCCAACGAGTGTCAGAAATGGCTGCAATCCATTGATGAAAAAGAGCCAATCGGCGTGCTGTTTTCCGGCGGCATTGACAGCGGCTCCGTCTTTCTGGTGCTGTATCACACCATGCTGAAGCTCGGCATGTCACCGGCCCGGCTCAAGGCCTTCACGCTTTCTGTGGAAAACGGTCCGGACGCGCGGCAGGCCCGCTCTTTCCTGAAGGCGCTCGATCTCGAACTCTTCCACGAAGTGCTGGAAGGCACCCTTGCCGACCTCGACTATAAGGCGGCCATCCGCGTGATTGAAGACTACAAGCTGCGCGATGTTGAAGCGGCGACGACAACGCTCGCGCTCTGCAAACTCCTGCGTGCGCGCTACCCCGACTGGAAATACCTTGCCGACGGCGACGGGGGCGATGAAAATCTCAAAGCCTACCCGATTGAAGAAAATCCGGAGCTCACCATTCGCAGCGTGCTCGGCAATACCGTGTTGTACCATGAAGGCTGGGGCGTGGATAAAATCAAGCACTCGCTCACCTACTCCGGCGGACAAAGCCGCGGCGCGGTCCGCACCTGGGCGCCGGCACGGCATTTCGGATTCACCGGTTTCAGCCCGTATGCGCTGCCCGATGTGATTCAGGTCTCGGAAGGGATCCCCTTCATCGCGCTTACCAACTGGGAGCACGACCGCTTGTATCAGCTCAAGGGCGAAATCGTGCGCCGTGGCGTGAAGGAAATTACAGGAATCGACATGCCGGTCAATCCCAAGCGGCGCATGCAGGAAGGCACAGTGGGCAGCGATAAGTTCGCGGATGTTTTCGCGGACAACGAGATGACCTACCGCCTCTACTTTCAGTCGCTTTATGCCAAATAA
- a CDS encoding site-specific DNA-methyltransferase codes for MPTLNWIGKEKVINHHRDVPFRVLNHKYGFTAEKGETNKPTNSGNKIIHGDNLEALKSLLPEYEGQVKCIYIDPPYNTGNEGWVYNDNVSHPKLKKWLGEVVGKEGDDLSRHDKWLCMMYPRLQILKRLLSIDGLIFISIDDNEYQSLKFLCDEIFGRQNFITNFSWRTDGNFDNQAKIKINHEYILCFAKKISQFEHPRIVDPNIDPSSKLFRRVIRNTIVKNGPKNPVSSINLPIGFPAEFESGVLEPRNDAWPKFDEPLKISGYKLEEPVSVSSGWSSKKLLESFIHAKFKPVLDTKQQLTRFVITNSGAIEALKDREQPSHVVSSLKNMGSTQNMSSDLKKMGINFDYPKPNSLLEYLLSIHHTKDHYVLDSFAGSGTTAHAVLNLNKKDGGNRKFILIEMEDYAEKITAKRIKKVIIGYGDGKNEVEGTGGSFDYYELGEPLFIGENAEYLNEKVGAEKIRSYIWFSETRTPYQAHNQQSETDYFLGAHEQTAYYFYYLPQEITTLDHDFLASVKTKAEQYVIYADNCLLSKEYLSSNNIIFKKIPRDINRF; via the coding sequence ATGCCAACACTTAACTGGATCGGTAAAGAGAAAGTAATTAATCATCACCGGGATGTGCCGTTTCGGGTTTTAAATCATAAATACGGCTTTACTGCAGAAAAAGGCGAAACTAATAAGCCGACCAATAGTGGCAATAAAATTATTCACGGGGATAATCTTGAGGCACTAAAATCCCTTTTGCCAGAGTACGAAGGCCAAGTGAAGTGTATCTATATTGACCCACCATACAATACAGGTAATGAAGGTTGGGTATATAATGATAATGTCAGTCACCCTAAACTCAAAAAATGGCTTGGGGAAGTTGTCGGTAAAGAAGGTGATGACCTAAGCAGACATGACAAATGGCTTTGCATGATGTATCCAAGACTTCAGATCCTAAAAAGATTACTTTCTATAGATGGTTTGATTTTTATATCAATTGATGACAATGAATACCAAAGTTTGAAATTTCTATGTGACGAAATATTCGGAAGACAAAATTTTATCACAAACTTTTCTTGGCGGACAGATGGGAACTTTGATAATCAAGCGAAAATCAAGATAAACCATGAATATATTTTGTGCTTTGCAAAAAAAATAAGTCAATTTGAACACCCTCGTATCGTAGATCCAAATATTGACCCATCGAGCAAACTTTTTAGGAGAGTAATTAGGAATACGATCGTCAAAAATGGACCCAAAAACCCTGTTAGCTCTATAAACTTACCCATAGGGTTTCCCGCTGAATTTGAATCAGGTGTTCTTGAACCCCGGAATGATGCTTGGCCCAAATTTGATGAACCGTTAAAAATTTCTGGATATAAATTAGAAGAGCCAGTATCAGTCTCAAGCGGATGGAGTTCGAAGAAACTTTTAGAGTCTTTTATTCATGCTAAGTTCAAGCCAGTTTTAGATACAAAGCAACAACTTACACGTTTTGTGATTACTAATTCCGGTGCCATTGAAGCATTAAAAGACAGGGAGCAGCCAAGCCATGTGGTAAGCTCTTTAAAAAATATGGGTAGCACACAAAATATGAGCTCCGATTTAAAAAAAATGGGTATTAATTTTGATTACCCTAAGCCTAACTCGCTGTTAGAATACCTCTTAAGCATTCATCACACTAAAGATCACTATGTACTTGACTCGTTCGCAGGATCAGGTACAACTGCCCACGCAGTACTAAATCTTAACAAAAAGGATGGTGGTAACCGAAAGTTTATACTTATCGAAATGGAGGATTATGCAGAAAAAATAACGGCCAAAAGAATAAAAAAAGTTATTATAGGGTATGGAGACGGTAAAAATGAAGTCGAAGGCACAGGCGGAAGCTTTGATTATTACGAATTAGGCGAGCCTCTTTTTATTGGAGAAAATGCTGAATATCTGAATGAAAAAGTAGGCGCAGAAAAAATACGGTCATATATCTGGTTTAGTGAAACGCGCACTCCTTATCAGGCTCATAACCAACAGTCTGAAACCGATTATTTCCTTGGGGCGCATGAGCAAACAGCCTACTACTTTTATTATCTTCCTCAGGAGATCACGACGCTTGACCATGATTTCCTTGCTTCCGTTAAAACCAAGGCAGAACAATATGTCATTTATGCTGACAACTGTTTGCTCTCGAAAGAATACTTGAGTTCGAACAATATCATTTTCAAAAAAATCCCGCGTGATATAAACCGATTCTGA
- a CDS encoding radical SAM protein codes for MPNNREIVAARPEKVSGLDPFRPYHFLHEQEPGPDGKLRRVNTIFLTNRECPFKCVFCDLWKHTLDSPTPVGAIPAQIRYALERLPQADVLKLYNNGNFFDLKAIPRKDYPEIAQLCEGYERVITENHPKIGGPQVEEFRDMISGELEIAIGIESIHPEVLPRLNKQITMQDLAQTAARFREAGIALRGFILLNPPYLTNPDEIRRSCLDTIHFAFDSGFETVSIIPVRTGNGYMERLQDAGDYVPPDLRMLEDVMTEALSWKRGRVFADLWDVELFWKEKEEGFKDWQARMEELNLTQHVGAQKG; via the coding sequence ATGCCAAATAACCGCGAAATTGTAGCGGCACGGCCGGAAAAGGTCAGCGGACTCGACCCTTTCCGGCCGTATCATTTTCTGCACGAGCAAGAGCCCGGTCCCGACGGGAAGCTGCGTCGGGTCAACACCATTTTCCTGACCAACCGGGAGTGCCCGTTCAAGTGCGTTTTTTGCGACCTTTGGAAGCACACCCTCGACAGTCCGACGCCCGTTGGCGCCATCCCCGCACAAATCCGGTACGCGCTTGAACGCCTGCCGCAGGCGGATGTCCTGAAGCTGTACAACAACGGCAATTTTTTCGACCTCAAAGCCATCCCCCGAAAAGACTACCCCGAAATCGCGCAGCTTTGCGAAGGCTACGAGCGGGTCATCACCGAGAACCATCCCAAAATTGGCGGGCCGCAGGTTGAGGAATTCCGGGATATGATCAGCGGTGAGCTTGAGATCGCGATTGGGATTGAGAGCATACATCCCGAAGTACTGCCGCGGCTGAATAAGCAAATCACGATGCAAGACCTCGCGCAGACGGCAGCTCGTTTCCGGGAAGCCGGCATTGCGTTACGCGGCTTCATCCTCCTGAATCCGCCCTACCTCACCAATCCGGATGAAATCCGGCGATCCTGTCTCGATACCATCCACTTTGCATTCGACAGCGGATTTGAGACCGTCAGTATCATCCCCGTGCGCACAGGCAACGGCTACATGGAGCGGCTGCAGGACGCCGGCGATTACGTGCCGCCGGATTTGCGCATGCTGGAAGACGTCATGACCGAAGCTCTCAGCTGGAAGCGCGGTCGGGTATTCGCGGATTTGTGGGATGTGGAACTCTTCTGGAAAGAGAAGGAGGAAGGCTTTAAAGACTGGCAGGCCCGAATGGAAGAGCTAAACCTCACGCAGCATGTCGGTGCGCAGAAGGGTTGA